Proteins encoded in a region of the Streptomyces sp. PCS3-D2 genome:
- a CDS encoding type I polyketide synthase produces MKDTELEAWLRRRIAELTRRASGDEISVHEPLAAYGLSSIDAVALAGELGALLGRRVSPTVAYEFPTLREILDHLQGRHPVRGGPTAPRRADAGPARDEPIAIIGMGCRFPGADGPEAFWDLLERGVDAIGRVPDDRFARWGRGNGGTGRGGVGGFLSGVGGLDIDFFGIGEHEAARIDPQQRLMLEVAWEAVEDAGIDPYGLAGSDTGVFVGISSSDYRGVLTDSPSADAYSLLGGAASVAAGRLSYVLDLRGPSLSVDTACSSSLVAVHLACEAIRRGECGLAVVGGVNVILTPAVTEAFDHSGVMAPDGRCKAFSARADGYVRSEGAGAVVLKPLSAALRDGDRVSAVVRGSAVTSDGRTNGLLAPSRRAQEDVVRLALAAAGARPSEVGYVEAHGTGTAIGDQIEAAALGTVLNQGRAADRPCAVGSVKTNLGHLEAAAGIAGLIKLALSFEHRALPASLHCAEPSPDIDFDGLGLRVQSSLRHLESPEELGLAGVSSFGFGGTNAHAVLGPAPAPSPEPEGPTGEGRPVRLLALSAATEAALHAQAARHAAWAAGVEARELARGTAAATLLRGRGGPRGREFRAAFAFADPGELLARLREPFTAARAVPNDAGVVFVFPGQGAQWLGMGRALLETEPAFDLAVSRCEQAFAPYVDWSLREVLTGQAAAPLLERIDVVQPALFAMQVALAALFRSWGVRPAGVVGHSMGEVAAAHVAGALRLEDAARIICRRSALMMRHRGRGAMALVSLPVSDVRKALEPYGDRLSLAAHNGPVTTVVSGETGAVDSFVTAMDARGVFCRRIKVDVASHCALLEDLREDLTDELSGLSPRASTAAFHSSLTGGLLDTNALDADYWWRNLREPVLFADAVRTAGAAGHRVFLEMSPHPLLSVSVTECLEDEDRPAAAVPAMRREEVRAPYEAVAALFEAGCDIDWSAFFGSRPRPGTRLPSYPWQRQEHWVEPEAPRSEGTLVTGSLPVVRDHRVRERAIAPAAWMLDAALEELGPDRTGGHGLSGVLVTNPLAVAEGEARHVRVSRRVRAGNEPYLSVESRAAGDRDSAWQEHLCAAWSETPPAPEAADLSAIRLRCPQRVEPGALYEHLAASGLSYGATMRMVTGMWRGEGELLAELAPPSTHTLGRPLPADAADGAMQSIAGLSLDGGADGTFVGFGYGRVDVLAPWSGPAFAHVRLRGEPAADADTFDCDVTVIDPDGRVLVRFTGVSLKRMGDRHSLRFFAVDERPQPRSSQTGTTGTTAAGTPVVLLTGETSRSAALVEELRRDGAECTVAPLPEGEDAAGFLTSLPQRARLLVVQPERAAFLSFLRAVARDGAAVQRELALVTGDVALPPLLRALEQEAVGWSGRAIRVEPEELGTQELARDIAAELATPAGAFCVRYRHGERTVPSLTPVEPASAEAGLRPGGVYWITGGQGGLGSTLAVTLAREAGARVVLTGRRAEVDPQLAEAVDAAGGRLLYLQADVTDAAAVRRALEETLRRFGALHGVIHTAGVLDDALLEATSSERMNAVIGPKEHGARILIDAVASEDLDFIVLFSSLASLFVTAGQGAYAAGNATLDALTGTVRSRRTPVRTVNWGPWAERGMVADPKYRLRLLESGLHPMSPEAGAAAFLQALGGSHLQLAVLDVGDEVAEGLVDRFNRGRGGAAVTPRVQAARAQGPAGPAADFVRAELARSLRRSPAEIDTSARLDRLGVDSLLAVSLTRRIGAHFGLELPATFLFNHRTVEAAGLHLDGLLGPAPAEPERPDPRSAVTGQGAQEVTLAEPERHSTVPGYVIAAGPSGLGMRLRDVPVRKPAPDEVVIDVRAVGVNFIDVLATTGFHPFLSAPPFVPGHEVAGVVHAVGEGVEHVRPGDPVIALTPQGGYAARVTTAAYTVAPLPAGVGAADAVAVLISGLTAIACLEREARVRPGDRVLVQAAAGATGTACVQLALHHGATVFGTASTEAKLDHLRALGVHHPINYAEADFADAVRELSPEQGLDLVVDSLSGDAVGRGLELLRAGGRFVEIGAAGVLDLAVDGRDLFMTSRSFCTVNVGALARDPSRLRPLMDRLVELVDMAVLRPSVGGVFAFEDAAQAIEGLRNRANIGKFVITVP; encoded by the coding sequence ATGAAGGACACCGAGCTGGAGGCCTGGCTGCGCCGGCGCATCGCCGAGCTGACCCGCAGGGCTTCGGGGGACGAGATATCGGTCCACGAACCGCTGGCCGCCTACGGCTTGTCGTCGATCGACGCGGTGGCGCTGGCCGGCGAACTCGGCGCGCTGCTGGGCCGAAGGGTCTCGCCGACGGTCGCGTACGAATTCCCGACGCTCAGGGAGATACTGGACCACCTCCAGGGCAGGCACCCCGTCCGGGGCGGCCCCACCGCACCACGCCGAGCCGACGCCGGCCCGGCCCGCGACGAACCGATCGCGATCATCGGCATGGGATGCCGCTTCCCCGGGGCCGACGGCCCCGAGGCCTTCTGGGACCTGCTCGAACGAGGCGTGGACGCCATCGGCCGGGTGCCCGACGACAGGTTCGCCCGCTGGGGCCGCGGGAACGGCGGCACCGGCCGCGGCGGCGTCGGAGGCTTCCTGAGCGGCGTCGGCGGCCTGGACATCGACTTCTTCGGCATCGGCGAGCACGAGGCCGCCCGGATCGACCCCCAGCAGCGACTCATGCTGGAAGTCGCCTGGGAGGCCGTCGAGGACGCCGGGATCGACCCGTACGGCCTGGCCGGCTCGGACACCGGTGTCTTCGTCGGCATCTCCAGCTCCGACTACCGAGGCGTCCTGACGGACTCGCCCTCCGCAGACGCCTACTCCCTGCTCGGCGGAGCCGCGTCCGTCGCCGCGGGCCGGCTCTCCTACGTACTCGACCTGCGCGGCCCGAGCCTGTCCGTCGACACCGCCTGCTCCTCGTCCCTCGTCGCCGTCCACCTCGCGTGCGAGGCGATCCGGCGCGGTGAGTGCGGCCTGGCCGTCGTCGGCGGCGTGAACGTGATCCTGACCCCGGCCGTCACCGAGGCCTTCGACCACTCGGGCGTCATGGCGCCCGACGGCCGCTGCAAGGCCTTCTCGGCGCGGGCCGACGGCTACGTGCGCAGCGAGGGCGCCGGCGCCGTCGTCCTCAAACCGCTGAGCGCGGCACTGCGCGACGGGGACCGCGTCTCGGCGGTGGTCCGCGGCTCCGCGGTGACCTCCGACGGGCGGACCAACGGCCTGCTGGCGCCCAGCCGCCGGGCACAGGAGGACGTCGTACGCCTCGCGCTCGCAGCCGCGGGTGCCCGGCCGTCGGAGGTCGGCTACGTCGAGGCGCACGGGACGGGCACGGCGATCGGCGACCAGATCGAGGCGGCCGCGCTGGGCACCGTACTGAACCAGGGGCGGGCCGCCGACCGACCGTGCGCGGTCGGCTCGGTGAAGACGAACCTCGGCCACCTGGAGGCAGCGGCGGGCATCGCCGGGCTGATCAAGCTGGCGCTCTCCTTCGAGCACCGGGCCCTCCCGGCGTCCCTGCACTGCGCCGAACCGAGCCCGGACATCGACTTCGACGGACTCGGCCTGCGCGTCCAGTCCTCGCTGCGGCATCTGGAGTCGCCCGAGGAGCTCGGGCTCGCCGGCGTCAGCTCCTTCGGCTTCGGCGGCACGAACGCGCACGCGGTGCTCGGCCCCGCGCCCGCCCCCTCCCCCGAGCCGGAAGGGCCCACGGGCGAGGGACGACCCGTGCGGCTCCTGGCCCTGTCGGCCGCCACCGAGGCGGCGCTGCACGCGCAGGCCGCCCGGCACGCGGCGTGGGCCGCCGGGGTGGAGGCGCGCGAGCTGGCCCGCGGTACGGCCGCGGCGACGCTGCTGCGGGGACGGGGCGGGCCCCGCGGGCGGGAGTTCCGCGCCGCCTTCGCCTTCGCGGACCCCGGCGAGCTCCTGGCCCGGCTGCGCGAGCCGTTCACGGCCGCGCGGGCCGTCCCGAACGACGCCGGCGTCGTCTTCGTGTTCCCGGGGCAGGGCGCGCAGTGGCTCGGGATGGGCAGAGCCCTGCTGGAGACGGAACCCGCCTTCGACCTCGCCGTCTCGCGCTGTGAGCAGGCCTTCGCACCGTACGTCGACTGGTCGCTGCGGGAGGTCCTGACCGGGCAGGCCGCCGCCCCGCTGCTGGAGCGCATCGACGTCGTCCAGCCGGCGCTCTTCGCGATGCAGGTCGCCCTGGCGGCGCTCTTCCGGTCGTGGGGCGTCCGGCCCGCCGGTGTGGTCGGCCACAGCATGGGCGAGGTGGCGGCGGCCCACGTCGCGGGCGCGCTGCGCCTTGAGGACGCGGCCCGGATCATCTGCCGGCGCAGCGCCCTGATGATGCGCCACCGGGGCCGGGGCGCCATGGCGCTGGTCTCGCTCCCGGTGTCGGACGTGCGCAAGGCCCTGGAGCCGTACGGGGACCGGCTCTCGCTCGCCGCGCACAACGGGCCGGTCACGACGGTGGTGTCCGGGGAGACCGGGGCCGTCGACTCCTTCGTGACCGCCATGGACGCCCGGGGCGTGTTCTGCCGGCGGATCAAGGTGGACGTGGCCTCGCACTGCGCGCTGCTGGAGGACCTGCGGGAGGACCTCACCGACGAGCTGTCCGGGTTGTCGCCACGCGCCTCGACCGCCGCCTTCCACTCCTCCCTGACCGGTGGGCTCCTCGACACGAACGCGCTGGACGCGGACTACTGGTGGCGCAACCTGCGCGAGCCGGTGCTGTTCGCCGACGCCGTCCGCACCGCCGGGGCGGCCGGTCACCGGGTGTTCCTGGAGATGAGCCCGCACCCGCTGCTGTCGGTGTCGGTGACCGAGTGCCTGGAGGACGAGGACCGCCCGGCGGCCGCCGTCCCGGCCATGCGGCGCGAGGAGGTCCGCGCCCCCTACGAAGCGGTCGCCGCGCTGTTCGAGGCCGGATGCGACATCGACTGGTCGGCGTTCTTCGGCAGCCGGCCCCGCCCGGGCACACGGCTTCCCTCATACCCCTGGCAGCGCCAGGAGCACTGGGTGGAGCCCGAGGCCCCGCGCTCGGAGGGGACACTGGTCACCGGGTCGCTACCGGTGGTCCGGGACCACCGCGTGCGGGAGCGGGCCATCGCGCCCGCCGCGTGGATGCTCGACGCGGCACTGGAGGAACTCGGCCCGGACCGGACCGGCGGCCACGGGCTCAGCGGCGTACTGGTGACGAACCCGCTGGCGGTCGCCGAGGGAGAGGCCCGGCACGTGCGGGTCTCGCGGCGGGTGCGCGCGGGGAACGAGCCCTACCTGTCGGTGGAGAGCCGGGCGGCCGGCGACCGGGACTCCGCGTGGCAGGAGCACCTCTGCGCCGCGTGGTCCGAGACCCCGCCGGCCCCGGAGGCCGCCGACCTGTCCGCGATCCGGCTGCGCTGCCCGCAGCGCGTCGAGCCCGGCGCCCTCTACGAGCACCTGGCGGCATCCGGGCTCTCCTACGGGGCCACCATGCGGATGGTGACCGGGATGTGGCGGGGTGAGGGGGAGCTGTTGGCCGAGCTCGCGCCGCCGTCCACGCACACCCTGGGCCGGCCGCTGCCCGCGGACGCCGCGGACGGGGCGATGCAGTCCATCGCCGGGCTGTCGCTGGACGGCGGCGCCGACGGCACCTTCGTGGGGTTCGGCTACGGCCGGGTCGACGTCCTCGCCCCCTGGTCGGGTCCCGCCTTCGCCCACGTGCGGCTGCGCGGTGAACCCGCGGCGGACGCCGACACCTTCGACTGCGACGTGACGGTGATCGATCCCGACGGCCGGGTCCTCGTACGGTTCACGGGCGTGTCCCTGAAGCGGATGGGCGACCGGCACTCCCTGCGCTTCTTCGCGGTGGACGAGCGGCCACAGCCGCGGTCGTCGCAGACCGGCACGACCGGAACGACCGCCGCGGGCACCCCCGTCGTGCTCCTGACCGGGGAAACCAGCCGGAGCGCGGCGCTCGTGGAGGAGCTGCGCCGGGACGGCGCCGAGTGCACCGTCGCGCCGCTGCCCGAGGGGGAGGACGCGGCCGGATTCCTCACGTCCCTGCCGCAGCGGGCGCGGCTTCTCGTCGTCCAGCCCGAACGCGCAGCGTTCCTGTCGTTCCTGCGGGCCGTGGCGCGCGACGGGGCCGCCGTACAACGCGAGTTGGCGCTGGTGACGGGTGACGTCGCGCTGCCCCCGCTGCTGCGCGCCCTGGAGCAGGAGGCCGTGGGCTGGTCCGGGCGGGCGATCCGGGTCGAGCCCGAGGAACTGGGGACCCAGGAACTCGCCCGGGACATCGCCGCGGAACTCGCGACGCCGGCCGGCGCGTTCTGCGTCCGCTACCGGCACGGGGAGCGCACCGTCCCGTCCCTGACCCCGGTCGAGCCCGCATCCGCCGAGGCCGGCCTCAGGCCCGGCGGGGTCTACTGGATCACGGGCGGCCAGGGCGGGCTCGGTTCCACCCTCGCGGTGACGCTGGCCCGGGAGGCGGGCGCGCGGGTGGTGCTCACCGGACGCCGGGCGGAGGTGGACCCGCAGCTGGCGGAGGCGGTCGACGCGGCCGGCGGACGGCTGCTCTACCTCCAGGCCGACGTGACCGACGCGGCCGCTGTACGGCGTGCGCTGGAGGAGACGCTGCGCCGCTTCGGGGCCCTGCACGGCGTGATCCACACCGCGGGCGTGCTCGACGACGCGCTCCTGGAGGCCACCTCGTCCGAGCGCATGAACGCCGTCATCGGGCCGAAGGAGCACGGCGCCCGCATCCTCATCGACGCGGTGGCGTCGGAGGACCTGGACTTCATCGTGCTGTTCTCCTCCCTGGCCAGCCTGTTCGTGACGGCCGGCCAGGGTGCGTACGCCGCAGGCAACGCCACGCTCGACGCGCTGACCGGCACCGTGCGCAGCCGCCGCACGCCGGTGCGGACGGTCAACTGGGGGCCGTGGGCGGAACGGGGAATGGTCGCCGACCCCAAGTACCGGCTCCGGCTCCTGGAGTCGGGGCTGCACCCGATGTCCCCGGAGGCGGGCGCGGCCGCGTTCCTGCAGGCCCTGGGCGGCTCGCACCTCCAGCTGGCGGTCCTGGACGTGGGCGACGAGGTCGCCGAAGGACTGGTGGACCGGTTCAACCGCGGGCGGGGCGGGGCTGCGGTCACGCCGCGGGTGCAGGCCGCGCGGGCGCAGGGCCCGGCCGGTCCGGCAGCGGACTTCGTACGGGCGGAGCTGGCCCGATCCCTGCGCCGCTCCCCCGCCGAGATCGACACCTCGGCGCGCTTGGACCGCCTCGGCGTCGACTCGCTGCTGGCGGTGTCCCTCACCCGCCGGATCGGCGCCCACTTCGGGCTGGAGCTGCCGGCCACGTTCCTGTTCAACCACCGGACGGTGGAGGCCGCGGGGCTCCACCTGGACGGTCTGCTGGGACCGGCGCCCGCGGAGCCCGAGCGGCCGGACCCGCGGTCAGCGGTCACCGGGCAGGGCGCGCAGGAGGTCACCCTGGCGGAACCGGAGCGGCACAGCACCGTCCCCGGCTACGTGATCGCCGCCGGCCCGTCGGGGCTCGGCATGCGGCTGCGGGACGTGCCGGTGCGCAAGCCGGCGCCGGACGAGGTGGTCATCGACGTGCGGGCCGTCGGAGTCAACTTCATCGACGTACTGGCGACCACGGGTTTCCACCCGTTCCTGTCGGCTCCCCCGTTCGTGCCCGGACACGAGGTGGCCGGTGTCGTCCACGCGGTGGGTGAGGGTGTGGAGCACGTCCGCCCCGGCGACCCGGTCATCGCGCTGACCCCGCAGGGGGGTTACGCGGCCCGTGTGACGACGGCCGCGTACACGGTGGCCCCGCTGCCCGCAGGGGTCGGCGCCGCCGACGCGGTCGCCGTGCTGATCAGCGGTCTCACCGCCATCGCCTGCCTGGAGCGGGAGGCGCGGGTCCGACCGGGTGATCGGGTGCTCGTCCAGGCCGCAGCCGGTGCGACCGGCACGGCATGCGTGCAGCTGGCGCTGCACCACGGAGCCACGGTGTTCGGCACGGCGAGCACGGAGGCCAAGCTGGACCACCTGCGGGCCCTGGGCGTCCACCACCCGATCAACTATGCGGAGGCCGACTTCGCCGACGCCGTCCGGGAACTCTCCCCCGAGCAGGGCCTCGACCTGGTCGTCGACTCGCTCTCCGGCGACGCCGTGGGCCGCGGCCTGGAGCTGCTGCGGGCGGGGGGCCGCTTCGTGGAGATCGGGGCGGCGGGTGTGCTCGACCTGGCCGTGGACGGCCGTGACCTGTTCATGACCAGCCGCTCCTTCTGCACCGTCAACGTCGGCGCGCTGGCGCGTGATCCGTCCCGGCTGCGGCCCCTGATGGACCGCCTCGTCGAGCTGGTCGACATGGCGGTCCTCCGCCCCTCGGTGGGCGGCGTCTTCGCCTTCGAGGACGCCGCGCAGGCGATCGAGGGGCTCCGCAACCGTGCCAACATCGGCAAGTTCGTCATCACCGTTCCTTAG
- a CDS encoding acyl-CoA dehydrogenase family protein translates to MEESRSRSEWKQTFRTFADEVMAPHVRRCDEEREFPAAVHERAAAEGILNAAFPEELGGAGLSYTEFGHVIGELSAVCPGMTWTLVFNRGALHPVVAAGTPEQKELFVTRLLKDNGYAALGLTEPENGSNLLAATTRAVRTDSGWLLNGGKCMSGNGTVADVFIVLANTVIDNRKRGLSFFAVPRDAPGVTVGEDIEKAAFRCLPTPSVTFRDVALEPISLIGGAGDGEMLLNELLATIRIGGAACGAGIVAAMLKDALTWVGERRVYPDDRMDTLSHVQLALGRLYVELCAARGLLDEATALADRGLPFGRESSMAKYYATELAVRASNEILQLYGWRGIAADHGVEKRWRDARALTIFEGSSEIQLLNVFRDMRRAAAGEGGL, encoded by the coding sequence GTGGAAGAATCTCGCAGTCGATCAGAGTGGAAACAGACGTTCCGTACGTTCGCCGACGAGGTGATGGCCCCGCACGTGCGACGGTGCGACGAGGAACGGGAGTTCCCCGCGGCGGTCCACGAACGGGCCGCCGCCGAGGGCATCCTCAACGCCGCCTTTCCGGAGGAGCTGGGCGGCGCCGGGCTCTCGTACACGGAGTTCGGCCACGTCATCGGGGAACTGTCCGCGGTCTGCCCGGGGATGACCTGGACCCTGGTGTTCAACCGCGGCGCGCTGCACCCGGTGGTCGCCGCCGGCACGCCGGAGCAGAAGGAGCTCTTCGTCACCCGGCTCCTGAAGGACAACGGCTACGCGGCGCTCGGGCTCACCGAGCCCGAGAACGGCTCCAACCTGCTGGCGGCCACCACCCGTGCCGTCCGGACGGATTCGGGGTGGCTGCTCAACGGCGGCAAGTGCATGTCCGGCAACGGGACCGTCGCCGACGTGTTCATCGTCCTGGCCAACACGGTGATCGACAACCGCAAACGTGGCCTGTCCTTCTTCGCCGTACCGCGGGACGCTCCCGGCGTGACCGTGGGCGAGGACATCGAGAAGGCCGCGTTCCGCTGCCTGCCCACGCCCTCGGTCACCTTCCGGGACGTGGCGCTGGAGCCGATCAGCCTGATCGGAGGGGCCGGTGACGGGGAGATGCTGCTGAACGAACTCCTCGCGACCATCCGCATCGGCGGCGCCGCCTGCGGAGCCGGCATCGTGGCCGCCATGCTCAAGGACGCGCTCACGTGGGTCGGCGAGCGCCGGGTCTACCCCGACGACCGCATGGACACCCTCAGCCACGTCCAATTGGCGCTGGGACGGCTGTACGTCGAGCTGTGCGCCGCCCGGGGGCTGCTGGACGAGGCGACGGCGCTGGCCGACCGGGGGCTGCCCTTCGGCCGGGAGAGCTCCATGGCGAAGTACTACGCCACCGAGCTCGCCGTGCGCGCCTCGAACGAGATCCTGCAGTTGTACGGATGGCGCGGCATTGCGGCCGACCACGGCGTCGAGAAGCGCTGGCGGGACGCGCGCGCCCTGACCATCTTCGAGGGATCGAGCGAGATCCAGCTGTTGAACGTGTTTCGCGACATGCGGAGGGCGGCCGCCGGCGAGGGGGGTCTGTAG
- a CDS encoding alpha/beta fold hydrolase: MSSETVRAEDGATSEVRLHRRPGDPSAPVLVCMPAMGTRAASYAPLADALAEAGFQVAVGELRGQGTSSVRVGRGVRYGYHEMVCYDYPALFRAVEAAFPTAPRHLLGHSLGGQLGALYLSQEPHMASGAVLVGAPSCHYRGWPFPQSLGMLAAFQAAAAFSALYGYFPGRRIGVLGNDSAQVLRDMATQVRTGRYHVPSSEVDFEPALAKLELPVLAVAVKGDAMAPPGGVRGLAGKLTNARVTYWELALGEGAQGRRHYAWIRDSAALVERVRTFVDGV; this comes from the coding sequence GTGAGCTCCGAGACGGTGCGTGCCGAGGACGGCGCCACGTCGGAGGTCAGGCTGCACCGCAGGCCTGGCGATCCGTCCGCGCCGGTCCTGGTGTGCATGCCCGCCATGGGCACCCGGGCCGCCTCGTACGCCCCGCTGGCGGACGCCCTCGCCGAAGCCGGGTTCCAGGTGGCCGTCGGCGAGCTGCGCGGGCAGGGAACGAGTTCCGTGCGCGTGGGGCGCGGGGTGCGCTACGGCTATCACGAGATGGTCTGCTACGACTACCCCGCGCTCTTCCGGGCGGTCGAGGCCGCCTTCCCGACGGCACCGCGCCACCTCCTGGGGCACAGCCTCGGTGGGCAGCTCGGCGCCCTCTACCTCAGCCAGGAGCCGCACATGGCCTCGGGCGCCGTCCTGGTGGGAGCCCCCTCCTGCCACTACCGCGGCTGGCCCTTCCCACAGAGCCTGGGGATGCTCGCCGCCTTCCAGGCCGCGGCCGCGTTCTCCGCGCTGTACGGGTATTTCCCGGGCCGCCGCATCGGAGTACTGGGCAACGACTCCGCGCAGGTCCTCAGGGACATGGCGACCCAGGTCAGGACGGGCCGCTACCACGTGCCGTCCAGCGAGGTGGACTTCGAGCCCGCCCTGGCGAAGCTCGAACTGCCGGTTCTGGCGGTCGCGGTCAAGGGCGACGCCATGGCACCGCCCGGCGGCGTGCGCGGGCTCGCCGGCAAGCTCACGAACGCCCGCGTGACGTACTGGGAGCTCGCTCTCGGCGAGGGCGCCCAGGGCCGCCGGCACTACGCGTGGATCCGGGACAGCGCCGCGCTCGTCGAGCGGGTACGGACTTTCGTGGACGGGGTCTGA
- a CDS encoding MFS transporter: protein MYLADRSAPAGAKTAPGRGTGRARAVAPTVLALGTVSLITDVSSEMVTAVLPLYLIAGLGLSPLGFGALDGVYNGVSALVQLTGGHLADRVRNHKLVAGIGYGLSALCKPLLLLAHSLGPISVILALERTGKGLRTAPRDALISLSTPQASQGRAFGLHRAMDTTGALLGPLAAFLILGVAADGYDAVFGVSACVAALGVVVLVLFVPSGAADFPPRPAAAPPARRPAPAPPAPSVEPAGPQPVKLRDAVALLRLPRLRALALCAVLLGLTTVSDAFVYLLLQRRTGIDDQWFPLLPLGTAAVFLLLAVPAGALADRIGRRTVFLAGHALLLTAYGLLLWAPDWPALPYLVLALHGLFYAATDGVLPAAVAATVPEPLRGTGLALVGTGQALARFGCSLAFGGAWTLWGPGPALAAAAAGLLCCAAVAGRVLRPSSAAPGTPPAPTPPDPARRP, encoded by the coding sequence ATGTACCTCGCGGACCGCTCCGCACCCGCGGGCGCGAAGACCGCACCGGGCCGGGGAACCGGCAGGGCGCGGGCGGTCGCCCCGACCGTCCTCGCACTGGGCACGGTCAGCCTGATCACCGACGTCTCCTCCGAGATGGTCACCGCCGTCCTGCCGCTGTACCTGATCGCGGGGCTCGGCCTCAGCCCGCTCGGGTTCGGCGCCCTCGACGGCGTCTACAACGGCGTCAGCGCCCTGGTGCAGCTCACCGGCGGGCACCTCGCCGACCGGGTCCGCAACCACAAGCTGGTCGCCGGTATCGGCTACGGCCTGTCCGCCCTGTGCAAGCCCCTGCTGCTGCTCGCCCACAGCCTCGGCCCGATCAGCGTGATCCTGGCGCTGGAGCGCACCGGCAAGGGCCTGCGCACCGCCCCGCGCGACGCATTGATCTCCCTGTCCACACCGCAGGCGTCACAGGGCCGGGCCTTCGGCCTGCACCGGGCCATGGACACCACGGGAGCGCTGCTCGGGCCCCTCGCCGCCTTCCTCATCCTCGGCGTGGCCGCCGACGGCTACGACGCCGTCTTCGGCGTCAGCGCCTGCGTCGCCGCACTCGGCGTCGTGGTGCTCGTGCTCTTCGTCCCCTCCGGCGCGGCCGACTTCCCGCCCCGGCCGGCGGCGGCCCCGCCCGCCCGGCGCCCCGCACCCGCCCCGCCGGCACCCTCCGTCGAGCCCGCCGGCCCGCAGCCCGTGAAGCTGCGCGACGCGGTGGCGCTGCTGCGCCTGCCGCGGCTGCGCGCCCTGGCGCTCTGCGCGGTCCTGCTCGGCCTCACCACCGTCAGCGACGCCTTCGTCTACCTGCTGCTCCAGCGCCGGACCGGCATCGACGACCAGTGGTTCCCGCTCCTGCCGCTGGGCACCGCCGCCGTGTTCCTGCTGCTGGCCGTCCCGGCCGGGGCCCTCGCCGACCGGATCGGACGCCGTACCGTCTTCCTTGCCGGGCACGCCCTCCTGCTCACCGCCTACGGGTTGCTGCTGTGGGCCCCCGACTGGCCCGCCCTGCCCTACCTCGTCCTCGCCCTGCACGGCCTGTTCTACGCCGCCACCGACGGGGTGCTGCCGGCCGCCGTGGCCGCCACCGTCCCCGAGCCGCTGCGCGGCACCGGCCTGGCCCTGGTCGGCACCGGCCAGGCGCTGGCCCGCTTCGGCTGCTCGCTGGCCTTCGGCGGGGCATGGACCCTCTGGGGCCCCGGTCCGGCGCTCGCGGCCGCCGCGGCCGGCCTGCTGTGCTGCGCGGCCGTCGCCGGCCGCGTGCTGCGGCCGTCGTCGGCTGCGCCCGGCACGCCTCCCGCACCCACACCGCCCGACCCGGCCCGACGCCCGTGA
- a CDS encoding glycosyltransferase family 2 protein — protein sequence MTSIVIPAHNEGRVIGRLLDALLADSPSSGPDIVVVCNGCTDDTARVAGARGDRVRVVEIPTPSKHTALRVGDEHARGFPRLYVDADVVVGAADVRALTDALAAAPGLLAAAPGRDIPLTGCAWPVRAYYRVWQRLPAVREGLFGRGVIAVTEEGYRRIAALPPLMADDLAASLAFGTGERRVVESARVVVRPPRTWSDLIRRKVRAATSSAEFERFQAGRDAAAGSGPSARTATSDLRSLLRADPELLPAVVVFAAAALAARRGSRRAIRNQDFSTWLRDESSRG from the coding sequence GTGACCAGCATCGTGATACCGGCCCACAACGAAGGCCGGGTCATCGGCCGACTCCTCGACGCGCTCCTGGCCGACTCCCCGTCGTCCGGGCCCGACATCGTCGTGGTGTGCAACGGCTGTACCGACGACACCGCCCGGGTGGCGGGCGCGCGCGGCGACCGGGTACGCGTCGTGGAGATCCCGACCCCTTCCAAACACACGGCACTTCGGGTCGGCGACGAGCACGCGCGGGGCTTTCCGCGGCTGTACGTGGACGCCGACGTCGTGGTCGGCGCCGCCGACGTAAGGGCGCTGACGGACGCCCTCGCCGCCGCCCCCGGCCTGCTCGCCGCCGCCCCGGGCCGGGACATCCCGCTGACCGGCTGCGCCTGGCCGGTCCGGGCCTACTACCGGGTGTGGCAGCGGCTGCCGGCGGTCCGCGAGGGCCTCTTCGGCCGGGGTGTCATCGCCGTCACCGAGGAGGGGTACCGGCGGATCGCGGCGCTGCCCCCGCTGATGGCCGACGACCTGGCCGCGTCCCTCGCCTTCGGGACCGGGGAGCGGCGCGTGGTCGAGAGCGCCAGGGTCGTCGTGCGGCCGCCGCGCACCTGGTCGGACCTGATCCGGCGCAAGGTGCGTGCGGCGACCTCCTCCGCCGAGTTCGAGCGGTTCCAGGCCGGGCGGGACGCCGCGGCGGGGTCCGGTCCTTCGGCGCGCACCGCGACGTCCGACCTCCGGTCCCTGCTGCGCGCCGATCCGGAACTCCTGCCCGCGGTCGTGGTCTTCGCGGCGGCTGCGCTCGCGGCCCGCCGGGGATCCCGCCGGGCCATCCGCAACCAGGACTTCTCCACGTGGCTGCGGGACGAGAGCAGCCGCGGGTGA